The nucleotide window AAAGGGTCCCAACCGCCCCGGAAGCTGCATTAGATAAGACTATGGTGATACAAGTTAAATGGAGGtgctaaaaaaaagaaaaatacgGCACAACAATCAGATTTTACCAGAAGGACTCTAACATAAAAGTGGGAAAAATAACTAGGTCCTCTACCACCAATCTTGAACTGAAGCTCCAGAAATTGGACGACGCCGATGCAGCGAGGAGCACCACCCTGCAGGCCTATTCAAAAACTATTCATGAGTTACAAAATAGTTTATATGTTCATAAAATATTTGCTTATTCAAAATGATCAtggatttcaaaaaatgttcgctaAATCAAAATATGTTAGTGGATTTCAAAAATTGTTCCACCAATTTCCAATTAAATATTCATCGAATCTAGAAATGTTTGCCCATTCAAAAAAAttgtttaaaaaatgttcacaattttaAACAAATGTTTGCAAATAGTATAAAATGttcatgtattcaaaaaatgttcttgatTTTAAGAAATGTTCAATTTTTTGTAAAAGTGTTCATGGACTTTATGATGTTTTTTTCTTCCGTTGCAACACACGGTCCCTTTTGCTAGTATGATACATAAGTATGATATATAAATAGTatctatatcaatataaaaaGATTCACAGAGGCAGATTTAATTAATTTCAGCTATTAAATTATGTtaatccaacgacctagactgcttcaatatcgagcgctcaacacgtttagcgtgcagttagTTTCATGTCAAatatagtgctaatcacataataacacgcaaataatattCTACTTAATATCCACATATATTTAATATACCTTTAAATTAACGTGCATTTTACGTACACATTGACTAGTGATATATAAGTATGATATACATATATATGTGGCTTTTAACTGGGAATAACATGCATCTGTCATATGCCATGTCTAACCGAATTATGTACTAAGACATCTGGAAGCTCACTAAAAGGTGCACTGAAAGCTCAGTCACGAAGAAACAAAACAATCGAAGGCCTGGACGGCTAGAAGCTCCGGTTGTTCATTCGGCTGCGGACCCGCCGTATGAACATGTCAGCGGCGTGGTCGATCTCCTCCTTGATGTTGAACTCCTTTCCGTCCCCTTCCCTGCACCTCCTGATGACGTCCATCACCGACGGCTCGTCGTCAGGCAGCCGATCTTCCTCCATTGCCTCCGCGCCACCACCGCGTTCCTCCTCGTCGACATCGTCGCCCTCCTGGAGGCTGCAGTCGTCATCGTTGTCGTCGAACAGTGAGTGCGTCCAGTCTGGGTAGCCGTAGTGGCCGTCATCGTCGTCGCTGACCACTTCTTGCAACAGCTCGGAGAGGCCTGGGACGTCGACTCCATGCATCGCGGCCTGCCCGTCCTCCTCCGCCGCCATCGTCGACGAGGCGTGGACCTTGCGGTGGTCGTGCACCGGGTCTCTCTGGCGGCCCGGCAGGAGGGCGCGGAGGTGGCGCGACACGGTGCCGACCATCGCCGTCCTGTGGCGGAACGAGGCGAGgaagaggagccgcgccctgagGACGCCAGCCCTGCCCCTCAGCGCCCGCACCGCCTTCCTCAAGAACTCGGCAGCTTTGCTGATCTTCGTCTTGGCCTTCATCTTTCCGGGTAGCTTCTTTCGAACTCCTTCTTGGCTACCTAGCTAGTTCTTTAGCGAGTGCAGGAATGCGGACAAGAGAGAACAAATTGGTGCTGCTGGTTATCAATTGCAATTAACGAGTGCGTGTGTGGTACTGGTAATGGCGAGACTGAAGTGTTGATGCATGGGACATGTGCCTTGTTTTAAGGACACGGGAGCTCAATTATTTATAGATGCAGGCAGCTAGCCAACTCAGGGTAACCGGGAAGGTCAAAAGAAGGAAAGGTACCAAGAAACTTGGGAGCTCGACAAAGCAAAAGCTCTTTTTGAGGAGAGACACTGCCCAATCAAACTCTTCTATGGACCAAAAGCTCTTTTTGAGGAGTGCACTTCAGGAATGCATTTTACCTTTCGGGTGAGGATGTCCACTCTATATTCAAACTACAGAAAGTTGGGAAATACTTTGATATTtttgaaagaaaaagaaaatatagTATTTCAAACATCCTCCATCCATTATAACGAAATCCGTGTACTTTTGTGTAAAACCACCCAAACTCTGAATATTTCTCATTGACAAACAAAAATCTCTAGCTTTTTTTTCACGAATACGCAAAGATTGAATATCATTGCATTGATAGGAGAGAAGAATGAGTACAAGGAGCGGCTACATGAGCATCACCTACATGAGCTGGCATGAGCTTAGGAGACCAAAGCTGAGGGACAAGGGTTGGTCAGCCGTAACAAAAAATATGAAAAACTATCTCTTGGGTAACATAGTGGCCAATCACTGGCGCCGGCACTGGCTCAGAGGCGGATGTCTTCTTTTATGGACACACGAGATGCGAGACCGAAGGTCGTTCCCCATCAAAAATGCATCTGTTCCGGTGTCTTCATAGTCCCCAGGCGGTGAGCGTGATAGAGGAAAGACCATTGCGAAGTGCGGAGGGGGAGGAACAGCTGGAAACAGCCCACCATTCAGTGAAGGACGTGTCGATGTGGAGG belongs to Triticum urartu cultivar G1812 chromosome 7, Tu2.1, whole genome shotgun sequence and includes:
- the LOC125525444 gene encoding uncharacterized protein LOC125525444 codes for the protein MKAKTKISKAAEFLRKAVRALRGRAGVLRARLLFLASFRHRTAMVGTVSRHLRALLPGRQRDPVHDHRKVHASSTMAAEEDGQAAMHGVDVPGLSELLQEVVSDDDDGHYGYPDWTHSLFDDNDDDCSLQEGDDVDEEERGGGAEAMEEDRLPDDEPSVMDVIRRCREGDGKEFNIKEEIDHAADMFIRRVRSRMNNRSF